Proteins from a genomic interval of Capsicum annuum cultivar UCD-10X-F1 chromosome 4, UCD10Xv1.1, whole genome shotgun sequence:
- the LOC107867802 gene encoding uncharacterized protein LOC107867802 → MKSKQYLYLFIFFFLLSLIPSPTTSAAHGTSIIFTTLGRSTYSFDIFALPTTHPPTESNELQLTDGNSINFNGHFPASLPPSLLSRLPDNFLNSGKPPFHLIYVTERNGTHHIFYDAVFHGTSRSIGERRAILEFPTRRESTTRVQVSLVGAPDKQVSLKDKPSLSGESLIYVSTHEDSGVPRTSWAAVYSTHLVSGLTRRLTPKGVADFSPVVSPSGVWTAVASYGMKGWSGEVEELATDIYVFLTRDGSGRVKVVDHGGWPTWADDYTLYFHRRCDDGWWSVFKAVLPKAFQLGVGSLSLERVTPPGLHVFTPAASTVNKNLIAVATRRAGSEYRHIELFNVDSMKFTEITRPVSPHAHHLNPFFSPDSSWVGYHKCRGAGNGRGSDTLLLENLLNPIPGISLFRIDGSFPSFSPNGDRIAYVRLPGLYVVNYDGSGLRQISSRTAFSTAWDPKRKGVIYTSIGPTFASESTEVDVISINVDDEDLSHKQLTIGGQNNAFPSPSPDGKWIVFRSGRTGHKNLYIMDALEGEAGGLRRLTEGPWTDTMCNWSPDGEWIAFASDRANPGSGSFEMYMIHPNGTGIKKVIQSGTGGRTNHPYFSPDGKYIVFTSDYAAVSAEPISNPHHYQPYGDIYVIKSDGSEIQRLTHNSYEDGTPAWGPTFIKPVDVEWPNGGHPCSFEDCHWLNVKPNASLTDVSFGLGSTKIECGQ, encoded by the coding sequence ATGAAATCCAAACAATACCTCTAcctatttatcttcttcttccttctcagCTTAATTCCATCCCCTACTACATCAGCAGCCCATGGCACCAGCATAATATTCACCACCTTAGGAAGATCAACCTATTCCTTCGACATCTTCGCTCTTCCTACAACTCACCCACCAACAGAGTCGAACGAATTACAGTTAACGGACGGCAATTCCATTAACTTTAACGGCCATTTCCCCGCCTCCCTACCACCTTCCTTGCTCTCTCGCCTACCCGATAATTTCCTCAACTCCGGGAAGCCGCCGTTTCATCTTATCTACGTTACGGAACGGAACGGCACACACCATATATTTTACGATGCTGTGTTTCACGGAACTTCTCGGAGCATAGGCGAAAGAAGAGCGATACTTGAATTTCCAACTCGGAGAGAGTCGACTACTCGAGTTCAGGTTTCGTTGGTGGGTGCGCCTGATAAGCAGGTTTCGTTGAAAGATAAGCCTAGTTTATCTGGAGAATCTTTGATATACGTGTCGACTCATGAGGATTCGGGTGTGCCCCGGACGAGTTGGGCTGCTGTATATTCGACCCATTTAGTTTCCGGGTTGACCCGGAGGTTGACACCGAAAGGGGTGGCAGATTTTAGCCCCGTGGTGTCTCCGTCAGGTGTTTGGACGGCGGTGGCATCGTACGGGATGAAGGGCTGGAGTGGGGAAGTTGAAGAACTCGCTACAGATATCTACGTGTTCTTGACTCGTGATGGTTCGGGTCGGGTTAAGGTGGTGGACCATGGTGGATGGCCAACTTGGGCTGATGATTATACTCTATATTTCCATCGACGGTGCGATGATGGGTGGTGGAGTGTGTTCAAAGCTGTACTGCCGAAAGCATTTCAACTCGGTGTTGGCTCTCTCTCTCTAGAGCGAGTCACACCACCGGGTTTGCACGTGTTCACACCAGCTGCTTCAACTGTTAACAAGAATCTCATTGCGGTAGCTACCAGAAGAGCAGGTTCAGAGTATCGGCATATCGAGCTATTCAACGTTGATTCGATGAAGTTTACAGAAATAACCCGACCTGTTTCACCTCATGCTCATCATTTGAACCCGTTCTTTTCGCCTGATTCGTCATGGGTCGGGTACCATAAATGTAGAGGTGCAGGCAATGGAAGAGGGAGTGATACACTGTTACTGGAAAATCTTCTAAACCCGATACCCGGAATCTCTCTATTCCGGATTGACGGGTCGTTTCCGTCGTTTTCACCAAATGGTGACCGGATAGCGTATGTGAGGTTACCTGGATTATATGTGGTAAATTATGACGGGTCAGGTCTGCGTCAAATTTCATCAAGAACGGCTTTTTCCACAGCTTGGGACCCGAAACGAAAGGGTGTAATTTACACTAGCATTGGACCTACATTTGCTAGTGAAAGCACAGAAGTGGATGTCATCTCCATCAATGTAGACGATGAAGACCTGAGCCACAAACAATTGACAATAGGAGGGCAGAACAATGCGTTTCCATCTCCTTCACCCGATGGAAAATGGATTGTCTTTCGATCCGGACGAACGGGTCACAAGAACTTGTACATTATGGATGCTTTGGAAGGAGAGGCGGGTGGTCTTCGTCGATTGACAGAGGGTCCATGGACGGATACTATGTGTAATTGGTCACCGGATGGTGAATGGATTGCATTTGCATCTGACCGAGCAAACCCCGGGTCAGGTAGTTTCGAGATGTATATGATTCACCCTAATGGAACAGGAATCAAGAAGGTGATCCAAAGTGGTACGGGTGGGCGGACTAACCACCCGTATTTCAGCCCGGATGGGAAGTATATAGTGTTTACTTCAGATTATGCTGCGGTATCGGCTGAACCCATCTCGAATCCTCATCATTATCAGCCATATGGTGATATCTATGTGATCAAATCAGATGGCTCGGAAATCCAAAGACTAACCCACAATTCGTACGAGGATGGGACCCCCGCTTGGGGGCCAACTTTCATAAAACCTGTGGATGTGGAATGGCCAAATGGTGGACATCCCTGTTCTTTTGAAGATTGTCACTGGCTGAATGTTAAGCCTAATGCCAGTTTAACGGATGTATCTTTTGGCTTAGGCTCAACCAAGATTGAGTGTGGTCAGTGA
- the LOC107867803 gene encoding cyclin-A1-4 isoform X1, with amino-acid sequence MTTMNQNRRSSVSSAVAKRQAMAANSSSSLLENNHAAKLMAKKRPALSNISNHTTASARNSLSHSSKLAPCTSKIVSVKKNISTSNSNAVSSGTAVLPASSSVRPSSKTVVSIQRSDAVAPKITTIPLPATCSMDISPSHSDGSSVSMDESMSTSDTVRSPEVEYIDDHETAAVDSIEKKACSMLYISEHVKASADICKGDVLVDLESGDKIVNIDNNLVDPQLCATMACDIYKHLRASEAKKRPSTDFMERVQKDINPSMRAILIDWLVEVAEEYRLVPDTLHLTINYIDRYLSGNLMDRQRLQLLGVASMMIASKYEEICAPQVEEFCYITDNTYFKEEVLQMESAVLNYLKFEMTAPTAKCFLRRFVRAAQGLNEVLSLQLEHLASYIAELSLLEYNMLCYAPSLIAASAIFLAKYILLPSMKPWNSTLRHYTQYQPSDLRDCVMALHNLCCNNNNSSLSAVREKYSQHKYKFVAKKYCPPTVPVEFFQNISS; translated from the exons ATGACGACGATGAACCAGAATAGGCGCTCGTCGGTTTCTAGTGCGGTAGCGAAGAGGCAAGCAATGGCAGCTAATTCATCGTCGTCGTTGTTGGAGAATAATCATGCCGCAAAATTGATGGCCAAGAAACGACCGGCTCTATCGAATATCTCGAATCATACAACTGCTTCCGCTCGTAACTCGCTCTCTCATTCCTCTAAACTT GCACCGTGTACATCCAAGATTGTAAGCGTTAAGAAGAACATTTCTACTAGCAACAGCAATGCAGTTTCTTCAGGTACTGCTGTACTGCCAGCTTCCTCCTCTGTCAGGCCAAGCAGCAAAACTGTTGTATCAATTCAAAGAAGTGATGCAGTTGCGCCTAAGATCACTACCATTCCTCTTCCTGCTACTTGCAGCATGGACATATCACCGTCTCACTCAGACGGATCATCGGTCTCCATGGATGAATCTATGTCAACTTCTGACACAGTGAGAAGTCCGGAGGTCGAATATATTGATGACCATGAAACGGCTGCAGTTGATTCCATCGAGAAGAAGGCGTGTAGCATGCTCTACATCTCAGAACATGTCAAAGCATCAG CAGATATATGCAAGGGAGATGTACTTGTGGACTTGGAATCAGGGGATAAAATTGTCAACATTGATAACAATCTTGTTGACCCACAGCTGTGTGCTACAATGGCCTGTGATATATACAAACACTTGAGAGCCTCTGAG GCAAAGAAAAGACCTTCCACAGATTTTATGGAGAGAGTACAGAAAGATATAAATCCTAGCATGCGTGCTATCTTAATTGACTGGCTTGTTGAG GTTGCCGAGGAGTACAGGCTTGTCCCAGACACACTGCATCTGACAATTAACTATATCGATCGATATCTTTCGGGCAATTTGATGGATAGGCAACGGCTACAGTTGCTTGGAGTAGCTTCCATGATGATCGCGTC CAAATATGAAGAGATTTGTGCACCTCAAGTAGAAGAGTTCTGCTACATAACAGACAACACTTACTTCAAGGAGGag GTCTTGCAAATGGAGTCTGCTGTTTTAAATTACTTGAAGTTTGAAATGACAGCGCCAACAGCCAAATGTTTTCTGAG GAGGTTTGTTCGTGCTGCTCAAGGACTTAATGAG GTCCTGTCACTGCAGTTGGAACACTTGGCTAGCTACATTGCAGAACTCTCTCTTTTAGAATATAACATGCTTTGTTATGCTCCATCACTCATTGCTGCTTCTGCAATTTTCTTGGCCAAATATATTCTTCTCCCCTCAATGAAACCTTGG AACTCTACCTTGAGGCATTATACTCAGTATCAACCCTCTGATTTACGAGACTGTGTCATGGCACTACATAACCTCTGCTGCAATAATAACAATTCTAGTTTATCAGCAGTCAGGGAAAAATACAGCCAACACAAG TACAAATTTGTTGCAAAGAAGTATTGCCCTCCAACTGTACCTGTAGAGTTCTTCCAGAACATAAGCAGCTAA
- the LOC107867803 gene encoding cyclin-A1-4 isoform X2 has protein sequence MTTMNQNRRSSVSSAVAKRQAMAANSSSSLLENNHAAKLMAKKRPALSNISNHTTASARNSLSHSSKLAPCTSKIVSVKKNISTSNSNAVSSGTAVLPASSSVRPSSKTVVSIQRSDAVAPKITTIPLPATCSMDISPSHSDGSSVSMDESMSTSDTVRSPEVEYIDDHETAAVDSIEKKACSMLYISEHVKASDICKGDVLVDLESGDKIVNIDNNLVDPQLCATMACDIYKHLRASEAKKRPSTDFMERVQKDINPSMRAILIDWLVEVAEEYRLVPDTLHLTINYIDRYLSGNLMDRQRLQLLGVASMMIASKYEEICAPQVEEFCYITDNTYFKEEVLQMESAVLNYLKFEMTAPTAKCFLRRFVRAAQGLNEVLSLQLEHLASYIAELSLLEYNMLCYAPSLIAASAIFLAKYILLPSMKPWNSTLRHYTQYQPSDLRDCVMALHNLCCNNNNSSLSAVREKYSQHKYKFVAKKYCPPTVPVEFFQNISS, from the exons ATGACGACGATGAACCAGAATAGGCGCTCGTCGGTTTCTAGTGCGGTAGCGAAGAGGCAAGCAATGGCAGCTAATTCATCGTCGTCGTTGTTGGAGAATAATCATGCCGCAAAATTGATGGCCAAGAAACGACCGGCTCTATCGAATATCTCGAATCATACAACTGCTTCCGCTCGTAACTCGCTCTCTCATTCCTCTAAACTT GCACCGTGTACATCCAAGATTGTAAGCGTTAAGAAGAACATTTCTACTAGCAACAGCAATGCAGTTTCTTCAGGTACTGCTGTACTGCCAGCTTCCTCCTCTGTCAGGCCAAGCAGCAAAACTGTTGTATCAATTCAAAGAAGTGATGCAGTTGCGCCTAAGATCACTACCATTCCTCTTCCTGCTACTTGCAGCATGGACATATCACCGTCTCACTCAGACGGATCATCGGTCTCCATGGATGAATCTATGTCAACTTCTGACACAGTGAGAAGTCCGGAGGTCGAATATATTGATGACCATGAAACGGCTGCAGTTGATTCCATCGAGAAGAAGGCGTGTAGCATGCTCTACATCTCAGAACATGTCAAAGCATCAG ATATATGCAAGGGAGATGTACTTGTGGACTTGGAATCAGGGGATAAAATTGTCAACATTGATAACAATCTTGTTGACCCACAGCTGTGTGCTACAATGGCCTGTGATATATACAAACACTTGAGAGCCTCTGAG GCAAAGAAAAGACCTTCCACAGATTTTATGGAGAGAGTACAGAAAGATATAAATCCTAGCATGCGTGCTATCTTAATTGACTGGCTTGTTGAG GTTGCCGAGGAGTACAGGCTTGTCCCAGACACACTGCATCTGACAATTAACTATATCGATCGATATCTTTCGGGCAATTTGATGGATAGGCAACGGCTACAGTTGCTTGGAGTAGCTTCCATGATGATCGCGTC CAAATATGAAGAGATTTGTGCACCTCAAGTAGAAGAGTTCTGCTACATAACAGACAACACTTACTTCAAGGAGGag GTCTTGCAAATGGAGTCTGCTGTTTTAAATTACTTGAAGTTTGAAATGACAGCGCCAACAGCCAAATGTTTTCTGAG GAGGTTTGTTCGTGCTGCTCAAGGACTTAATGAG GTCCTGTCACTGCAGTTGGAACACTTGGCTAGCTACATTGCAGAACTCTCTCTTTTAGAATATAACATGCTTTGTTATGCTCCATCACTCATTGCTGCTTCTGCAATTTTCTTGGCCAAATATATTCTTCTCCCCTCAATGAAACCTTGG AACTCTACCTTGAGGCATTATACTCAGTATCAACCCTCTGATTTACGAGACTGTGTCATGGCACTACATAACCTCTGCTGCAATAATAACAATTCTAGTTTATCAGCAGTCAGGGAAAAATACAGCCAACACAAG TACAAATTTGTTGCAAAGAAGTATTGCCCTCCAACTGTACCTGTAGAGTTCTTCCAGAACATAAGCAGCTAA